The following coding sequences are from one Lysinibacillus sp. FSL W8-0992 window:
- a CDS encoding M20/M25/M40 family metallo-hydrolase encodes MSKYLWNTSEDLRALLCEIVSWESRTLTPGENEFAYKLRDTLQTLTYFQDNPNYIELHDAGLGRHAVTALYKHPTATETVVLISHFDTVHTEEYGELEPFSCRPEELTSKLMEPKYKKDLPEAARIDLESGNYLFGRGTMDMKMGLALHMQLIEKASIEQWPINLILTAVPDEEVNSAGMRAAVVELVRLREQYGLTYKLFLNSEPSFSQGPSDINEYIYSGTIGKIMPAALFYGKETHVGEPLKGMTANYIASYMTQHMEWNPVFSETDLGESTPLPVSLQLKDLKMEYSTQTPYRAAALYNVFLLKRTATEVMEIFEQVALEAMAACNMQYNKICEREKVQGVGEVRVLRYETVLEHAINKLGAEEVKHIKKQVLENTSWDDREKSIRIVDQLMIRCQELTPATVLLYAPPYYPAINSSEHPLVKQSIELMKKTAKTFDIEIEQIHYFNGICDLSYVNYTDDSNGWTAFERNTPVYGDTYSIPFEAMADLKGPVLNVGPFGKDAHQKTERLHVDSAFKEMPVMIETLIKSLY; translated from the coding sequence ATGAGTAAATATTTATGGAATACATCGGAAGACCTTCGGGCATTATTATGTGAAATTGTAAGTTGGGAAAGCAGAACATTAACACCAGGTGAAAATGAATTTGCCTATAAATTAAGAGATACACTGCAAACGCTTACTTATTTTCAAGACAACCCTAACTATATCGAATTACATGACGCAGGACTAGGTCGCCATGCGGTAACAGCGTTGTACAAGCATCCAACTGCAACGGAAACAGTAGTGCTGATTAGTCATTTTGATACCGTTCACACTGAGGAATATGGAGAGCTTGAACCTTTTTCCTGTCGCCCAGAAGAATTAACGAGCAAGCTGATGGAGCCAAAGTATAAAAAAGATTTACCAGAAGCGGCAAGAATTGATTTAGAATCAGGCAATTATTTGTTTGGTCGTGGAACAATGGATATGAAAATGGGTCTTGCTTTGCATATGCAATTAATTGAGAAAGCTAGTATCGAACAATGGCCAATCAATCTTATTTTAACAGCGGTACCAGATGAAGAAGTGAACTCGGCTGGTATGCGTGCAGCAGTAGTTGAGCTAGTAAGACTACGTGAACAATATGGTTTAACATATAAGTTGTTTTTAAATAGTGAGCCATCGTTCTCACAAGGACCTTCTGATATAAATGAATATATTTATTCGGGCACGATAGGAAAAATTATGCCTGCTGCTTTATTTTATGGGAAAGAGACACATGTAGGTGAACCGTTAAAAGGCATGACAGCAAACTATATTGCATCTTATATGACGCAGCATATGGAGTGGAATCCGGTGTTCAGTGAAACGGATTTAGGTGAAAGTACACCATTGCCAGTATCATTACAATTAAAAGATTTAAAAATGGAGTATTCGACACAAACGCCATATCGTGCTGCTGCGCTCTACAATGTATTTTTGTTGAAGCGAACAGCAACAGAGGTAATGGAAATTTTTGAACAAGTCGCATTGGAGGCAATGGCTGCTTGTAATATGCAATACAATAAAATTTGTGAGCGTGAAAAAGTACAAGGTGTTGGGGAAGTAAGAGTACTTCGTTACGAAACAGTTTTAGAGCATGCTATAAATAAACTTGGCGCTGAAGAAGTGAAACACATTAAAAAGCAGGTTCTAGAAAATACATCGTGGGATGACCGTGAAAAATCGATTCGTATTGTAGATCAATTAATGATTCGTTGTCAGGAGCTAACACCAGCAACTGTGCTGTTGTATGCACCACCATATTATCCTGCAATCAATTCATCAGAGCATCCGTTAGTGAAGCAATCAATTGAATTAATGAAGAAAACAGCTAAAACATTTGATATCGAAATTGAACAAATTCACTATTTCAATGGCATTTGTGATTTAAGTTATGTCAATTATACAGATGACTCAAATGGTTGGACTGCATTTGAGCGAAACACGCCTGTTTATGGTGATACGTATAGTATTCCATTTGAAGCGATGGCTGATTTGAAAGGCCCGGTGCTAAATGTTGGACCTTTCGGCAAAGACGCACATCAGAAGACAGAACGGTTACATGTTGATAGCGCGTTTAAAGAAATGCCTGTTATGATTGAAACACTTATTAAAAGCTTATATTGA